CGCAGCCCGCACTGCTGCACGCGGTGCTGCCAGCCCTGCACGCCCTGTGCGCGCATCTGGAACGCCCCGGGTGAGCTTCTTTTCatttcaattcaaaaaaatatatctaatattattaatgcctGCAGTAAAGTAACTGCACAATCTTCTTGCTGCCTATGCAgtgaagaagatacgccacctgacagacatagaaactgctaggctagtctattttagttactttcacagcattatgtcatatggaattttactatggggtaatgctgctgatattggcactattttcgtgctgcagaaggctgttcgtgcgatctataaaatgggtccgagagagtcattgaaagaaaaatttaaagatgttaaaataatgacactctttagccaatacatatttgaaaatttaatatatgttcacaaaaatatatcaaaatttaaaagaaaatgtgactgcaataatttgaacgttagaagcaaaaataaacttgcagtgcagtacactagactacacaaaataagcaattcatttaaaggaactggtatacaattttacaataaattaccggttgatatcttggggatgtcactaaagaagttcaaagtttgtgttaagcgaaagcttatagaaaagtcctattatagtataaaggattacgtaaacgataaaaaagcttgggtgtaaacaattgctctaaccaggttgcttcttaaatattttctaatgacaatgtgggatggtgataacaaaaagaacacccggctaagtttgttgtgggcttcttcttagaccagggcgcgattggaaccctcgtagctttagttttaagtttacgattgtagttatcgccatcactactcactgctatgtacacattttgtatataataacgcatcaaaagtgccatctatgtgcctatttgaatatagaaatatttgactttgaaaactTTGAGTCTTAGAAGTCgaagtttatttttgaataaggGGATAATTAATTTTACGCCTTCCTTGAgattattatggtttttaatattatcttctatttatatatatattatagttatattaatatatatatatattttatataatttttaaatcttttgtattgcaccacctacctcttttctatgttttttccttttacgccattggttgcctggaagaaatcgctatgtagcgataagggcaccaaattgtactctcttgctatgtatttatatctctgtaactactttttttctttggtgtacaataaaagtgtactcattcattcattcattcatcttctAAAAAGCTGTgcatcattaaattttgtagGTGAAATTAGCTTAGTTAATTGtatcatcataaaaaaatagctTGCCTTTccaatttactttagtttatgaGCAAAAAAGTTGGCCTTTTCGGTTTAAAGTGGttacatcataaaaaaaaaagttggtaatAACGGAACGCCCGGCAGATGTGAGATATAAAGTTAATATTAGAATCTTTAATTGCTAACAAAAACACTGCATATGtagttccagagacactcgCGTAGCGCTCCGAATGGGAGACCAAAGAACAATGGCGAATTTCCAAACAAATATTTGTTgcacaaaaatatgtaattgtATTGAGTATGGATTCCTGAACATTTTCTGTTTAtcgtttactttttaataaagtcaGGCAATGAAGATACTGCGGTTTCTAGTTAGttaacgtagtgtttgtatcctctttgtttTCGAACGTTTGTAACTTTTGACATCCAGATAGTATATTAAAACGACGTTATTTTCAAAATGAACTGTAAAGTTAGGTACTATTATaaacggattaaaaaaaattgggggGGATATATAGTCGGCAGATTTCTAAActcaaaaagtttaaaaatctgCCGTCTtctaaaacattataattaatgTAGGAGACAAAAGcaagaaaattattttcatgtaaCGTCTCACTGTCAACCGGAATGAATCCGGATATGGTTAGGATTGATTGAATTTTGTCCCAGCGGCGGAGAATGTTCGCTTCGCGCGTTCATATCGGACTACGTGCGGTGGGGCGAGAGCGAGCGATTATTGCGTCACACTCGCGCACTCATCGACGCGGCGGTTAAGGCGCCTTCCGCTTGGCGGGAGCGGTCTATGCCGCCGGAGAACACGTGAGTAACACCATAGCACTTATGCTGCGGTCATAATGTCATCATTATTTCAACTCGTGACGATGACTACTGCCGTAAtgccataattaatttaaccaGTTGACGATGGTACTGCCATAATGccattattaattatatcaacAGGTTAACGATGCTACTGCTTAATGTCTACATTATTTGAAGCGGTTGCCGTCCAAGGCTGGACATAAGTATTTTGAAGGGGGTTCCTGGGCCGCTTatttccaacggctcccagtGAGTCGCTTGATATTCTCTGTTCACCTTATTAGGGATCCACAATCGCAGCGTTTACTCTTGCGggttcgccattccagcatcctGGGAcccaaaaaaatgtataatgagCATATAGTCAGTTAGCTTGATTGGATACTCATCAAGAGTACCGGCGCGCAAGCAAATCCGAGCAGTTGTGCTCCTGCCACATTAATATGTGAAATGAGTATATAAACTGAGCTAGtctgaaaatttaaaatgaaacaaatatgCTGAGTCTTCGAATTAGCCGATGCTGACTCTTAGCATGAATCCGCTTATGCTAACGAACCAAATATCTATCAGTTATCTATTTGAGAAGTGGTGATAGTACTGTGGGTAGACTTTGTGACTTtggcggtgaaggaaaacattgtggggaaacttgaatgcctgagagttctccataatggtctcaaaggtgcgtggagtcacCGCACTTGGCTAGCATGGATGGATGGTAGAAGGAAAGAAGAAAGGACTACAGCGTTAACCTTCACAttatgggagaagacccgtgtcctgtagtgggtcggtaatgataACACTCCACGAGTGTCATTTCAAGTTCATTATTCCAtgtagtttaaattttaacaatgtCCAGCACACGCACAATCACTCCTTACGATGTCCTGTCCGCTACTGCGTAAAATTGCGAGTATAGATGAGTTCATGTTCGCGCGCCGCAAACCCTTTGTCGCGGACCAAAAAACCGATACTGATCGCGGAAAGGCGCGACTTACATCTACACTCGTGATTGACAGATGGTGCGGGTTTTCGGGAGTTTAGAGCCCACCTAACACCACACCGTCTATGAGAAAGTGGTGTCGGCATGGCGGACGgtgttttttttcagatttttctttaattttattgtgaacTCTTTTTGGGGAGGATTGCTGTTGTTTGTATTGTGCAGTTCTTATAGCGGTTGGCTGTTTGTATGgtcttttaatatataataaaagtaaaaaaattgcaatataaTACTTTGAAGAACTTGCATATATAGGCGGTTAGCTGTTGTGGGAATGGCGCTGGTACTGCGGTATGTGCAGTCCTTTTCGGATCGAGTTTGCGGTAGATTTGGGGAAATGTTTGGGGGggccgcgtccgccatgtaccaagtttcccgccctttttttaagtcaattTCTCctgatatatataattatgaaaattaaacttaattcactgtagtcaacatctcctgaggatgctccggtttcagagcgaaacgtgcgtagaggttacattgtcgaagatctgtttggtgtggattataaggatttaagaaattataaatttcaccatacagattttcctgcttttcgcggagtttagcaaattacaGATAGAACATCTgtaaataatgacggtgcatagtcagtacatatttgaaaatttaatttttacaataaaaatataacaaaatttaaaaagaaaatggactgtaacaatattaatattaggagcaaaaataaactcgttgtgcagtttactaggctacaccggctaagtttgttgtgggctcttcttagaccctGGTCTAAGTTTAAGtccgcgtttggaactctcgtagcttaagttatcactatcccgttacaattatgttaaaatatatgtatgaacgcttcataagtgataggcctacatgaataaagacattttgaatttgaatatctaattctctcgccggctgactcctacacatttttgtatttgagtcgcttacctgtcgtttttccgttgcatccggtttgaaatcccaacgattctaaagaagttgcacttaaaaataaaagtggtgTCGGCAGCGGGCGCGGGCGCGCCGTGTTCGCGTGCTGCGCGGAGGCGTGGGGCGCGCTGCGCGCGGCGGCGCTGGCGGCGCGGCGCTGCGGCGGctgcggcggcggcgcggcgctgcGCGTGCTGAGCGCGGCGCTGGACGCGCTGGCGCAGCACGCGCGCGCCGCGCACGCCAAGCTGGCGCCCGCCGGGCCCGCGCGCGCCGCCCGCTGGCTGGCCGACGACGACATCGTGCGCTTCCTGCAGGCGCTGCCCAACTACCGCGCCGCCGTCGACCACTCGCACTACACCGACAAGGTGCGCGCCGCACCGTTGTTGCATTCTCTAACGTCCATTTCCAGTACTCGATCTATCCGTAATCTGTAGATTTattgcacagaattaagaaaatacaaaaccttcagccattattgcatgcgcTGCATTGtctccaaaaacagtaaaaacgtcTCAActtctcacttcacacctgcggaatgttgctagctcacaatctTTTTCCCACTTTATGGTAATcgtttaaaacattagagggaaaataattactgtgaacTACTAATAGAATGGAACGCGTCCAAAGAATACTCTTGTATCACTTGTCATATACATGGATTTAAATTGTAAGAAATTATACACATACGACTCGCGACTTGagttctataaaatgttttCACTGAAGGCGCGTAGAAAGATTACAGATGTAATTTTTCTTGCAAAATTAATGAAAGGCCTAATTGATGCGCCTGAGTTGCTTGAGCGTTTAAAATTCGTAGTTCCACGTGAAAGTAGCCGCCTCCAAAACCGTAAGACTTTTTACTTGCCAGAAACCAGAACTAATCTTGGCCAACATAGTCCTATGTATCGAATGCAGTTTCTTGCAAATTGCTTTCCTGATAGTGTAGATATCTTCAGCGATAACATACCTAGTGTCAAGCTTAAGTTAAGAGGAGGGTTGTTGCtcaagtaattttatttccacaatgttttgttttttttatgattttcttttcttagtaatttatatatttttttgaatttgtttttttagctGTTTGCAGCAGCCTTATGTACCTAACGTTTTTCATGCtgtgttcgcatcgagaaggcacaattgtatacacataaCAAATagtcctatagtttatattagagtaagcagttgattgtcagtttggcgaactaaataaaaaaaaaatggaatgaagtgaacAACCGCCTGTtcgggaaacactactaaagtagagtggtttttgatgcttcactattaatcgtgtacacggtttatgTATGTTGTTAATTCTGTATCTGTCGTGTTATTCAAAAATGGAACGTGGTTTTACTTGTATAAATAGCAGGCAAGGAGGTAAAATtatcaaaggttttatttaaatttcgaactgCCTTGTAAATAGGAAGCTTTTCCGACAAAATTACTTCCAGTGAAAATATGTTCGAGAAAAGTTAAAACAAGCCTTGGCCACAACTAAGCATTTATGGACTTACGTGTGTCTTAACGGTAACACGTACGTCAACCAATGCATCTTATTTTACAGGAGCTCAAACAAGCTTACGAACGTGAAGCGGAGATCCTCGGAACTAGTTTAGGTGATGGGGAGGTTTCAAAACGGGAAATAGTTGCAGATATCAACACGCTTGTGGACTTGGCGTTACTCTGCGAGAGCATGGTGAGTCAGCTTAACAACATTAGATATATCGTAGAAAGGGGTTTTACTGTTtaggtaataaattaattttacagttattgaagctaatatttttttttaatatcttttattcttcttgATTCTTTGAAACTGACGTTATTAAAAATGACTCGAATTCGTTTGCACTTCTGCTGCAAACTATTcctgacaaaataaaaaaaaaagtttgcgaCTTACGAGTTTGCGACTAAACttatttcttaatgataaggttggATGGAAACATTCGGCTCCGTTTTATCGGTTGTCACTCATAGAAAAATGATGATTTCGACACTTCCGACtgcaaattatttaattttatatgtctTTGTTCGAGTCTCAgatcaaaataatatgttaatctTTAACATTATTCGTTTTATGTTATCTTGTAAGTGAACGGTATATTCTTTGGATAATAAAGTCtccaaacctaacctaactttcaGGATTGGCTAAGCACGAACATAAAAACGATTCCGGCTATAGTAAGCGCCCCTTCCGGATTCGGCGCGGGCTTGAAGCTGAACGAGAAGTTCCACGCGTACATAGCCTCGGCTGCGAGGAACTTCGAGAGCATCGCGCACAAGTGTCTTTTGTTCCTGCATCTAGAGGTAACTAACTAGCTAGGACTGTTTGATACATCCCCACTTatctataaagaaaaaaaaacgtgtgtgtacttatgtacacgcgttagaagttatacttctttggcgtaacaagatagcaagccttattctacgtttgtagaaaaaactacactaacaatagaaaaaaaggtattgtttgaattattgaaagtcaactgccaaactttatttagaaaaacaaatgtttaCTATAGCtcacttcatggtgtcggttttttgtgacggtgagCGCGCATAGCAAAATTTAacctcaccatttttccctaaaatgaaaaagtataacttcaaaagctAAAGTTTTACTGGcagaataaatgaaatattttttacttaaagatGAAGTGATGTGTGCGAGTTTGCGATTGTTCTTTTagctttaataattttgtagtaAGTGAAACGTCACTTAATTGAAATGTAAATTGACAAAAAGAAATAACATACTACCCCACTACAGGAGGGTTATCTATTTAACAGTCTTTGTACCTGTGTATGTAATAATTTACCACGTTTGGCCTGATTaggcttattttaataatttaagagtCGTTTTCTTTTCCTTCAAGTGTTCGTCGCTATTTAACGTCACaataaatccaatatggcggacAGACCTAAATAcgcaaagaaaaatatatatttgagagAAATATTCCGAGTTTGGTATATGTTGGTTATTTGAAACGACTCAATTGAAAACTCAATCGGCAGGTCCTCGACAGTTATAGGTACTAGCAGGAAGAATAAACGACCAAATCTTGCAGCGGAGTAAacgaatttaatataaattttggtatttaaagCTTTGACCATGAACAATCTAGAATAATGAAATAAGGCACTTTCAAACTATCAAGTTCATAAAATACTCTACTGCTATCATTGGCATTGACAGTATCAAATTATAGATCTCATTGTATAAAgacataaaatgtatataaactgGTCCCCTTAAAATGCTGTTCTGGTCGGATAGCTATTTTTACTCTGTCTCGTTAACACAATCAATTTCCTAAAAGATGCGGATCGAATGCTTCCACTACCTGGGGCAGGAGGAGAAGGTGGAAGGTTCAGAGAGCTCCGAACAGTCGGGTGGAGCGGGTGGTGCCTCGCGCCTCGCTCACCGCCTGCTGGCTTTCCACGAACATGCCTCGGCTTTACTGGCAGACTCGGCTTTGGCGGTGAGTATACTCATAATCccgtattaataaataaaccaaaatcgAGTTTAGAACCCCTATCAGTTAATCTATGCTATTTAGATCAAACTTGAGAACCTGTTGAGAGGAGATATGAGATTATATGAGAGATGTCGGTATATTAATACTGGTCCCCTTGGCATACACTACTGACCAATGGGCAGCAACTAAGTTTCAGAGCTAGAGATACAGAGGGTAGGTCCTTCCTGGTGTAACAAAGGgtgcttgtttattttgaacCTATGTTTCATAAAATCATCATCtacataaaacaatttaaaaggtaaaaaataaaatataaaaaagttttttttgtatagaataaattgtgtgtgtgtgtgtgcgtgtgttatAGGTAAATTACCATAAATGAAACTATGAATATCCAAGAACCAAGGAATGTACTTCTTACAATAATTGATgacaaataatcaaaaaaaatgtgtttttaaatttatatatataattatttactatttatttctttttgacaatatatatatatttcattagtaCACTGCCCCGCTCTCTTGTCGCGGATTCTCtcattcaaaggttgcctgtaagagattgcttgcagcaatcaggccgcctttgcatataatcaattttgttattttgtgttatctgtattattttatgttttatgtgcaataaagtgtttgttCTTCTTAGAAATTAATTTATCCGATAATGTGTGCGTGCGCACGTATGTGTGTTAGATTGCTAGCGAACGCACATGTGCGTAAGATTGCGTATTTGCGTGCGTGCCCATATATATGTCTGCGCAttttcagatattcacttcaatacccacaatgttcaggatggcacttagatctttcattaattaacagtaattgtaattaaagtaaaatagtgaagctaaatacctagttacttagcagtaatcatttattctcatgactattattcttccatcctattaaagtattcattttataaaagacaaaaTGTCTTTtataagcccaccaacctgctttagagcagtgttgtgggtctgtactctataaacctgacttcccaaggagtgaaataaaacaactggactgactctaatactgtatattatgcttctctataattcatatgaCTTTTTACCTTCAAacgactctactaccagttcggaatgctgtcttcggcagagaagaccactggcaagaaactctaccgttgctcttttattcaatcaattaaaacaaaacttataaacacaattgcaacattgtcatatgttataagGCTAGGCCCTTTTATACAAGACATGTAAGACaggtaaaacataactactgtgatcacttataacatcaggacttttggaacaagttgtttgtatagagtaacctctgctacataaactgtgtgtgtataataatgctagggctccatatattataccaataaataacccaaaggatgagatatacttatctgatgcaacatcaggtacaaccatagtaccaacaacttttaacaacttatctcaactccatcaccagtatatacgactcttgttccgccacaacaatatttcgttacgttcacaatactttacttaatcttcttttctcaattaattcattttaaatccgtgctaactttcctttcccgccaatctatcttgtcaaactcgcgtctcccgccatagatcctatactattctttgacagtctactaaagtccattattctattttcaatacattatcaatgagtatacaaactatgatttgttgatacatttaatataatcatcgggttatcatagataaagtgctgtaattccctatttcctaacacgtgcgTACGAGTGCGTGGGTGCGTGTATCAGTGTGTGTTTCACGAAAAGAAAGCGTGAGACCATCAGTTGGTGTGATGGTGGCGGTCCGCAGTACATCATGAGCGGCGTGGGCGAGATGATGTCGGCGGCGGTGGTGTGGCGCTGGCAGagcgcggcgggcgcgggcgcgggcgcggagGCGCGGCTGGCGGCGCTGCGCCACTGCCTGGCCGCGCTGGCGCTGCCGCACGACGGCCTGCACGCCGCGCACGCCTACCTGCACCTGCTGGCCTGCTCGCCCGAGGTGAGCCCGcccccggcccactacagggcgcggggcTCCTTCCACAAAGAGAAGGAATTGAGGCCTTAGTCACTTAGATTgctgaactccacacacctttgagaacattatggagaactctcgggcatgcaggtttccccacaatGTCTCCCTTCAACGTAAGTGATATTTGACAACGAAAgtgaacttagaaaagtgaggtGCGGTCTGAAATTTGAAGTCTGCCCCCCAAAACTGAAGTCGAAGTCTAGAATATCTATCTAGATATTACTATACaccagccttagtacaagatttcaCCCGCTCTCAATCGGCGATTCactttcgcatatcaaactctatacCTTCAAAGTAATTTGGACCCCTATGTAACTCGTTTTAGaggtcgcaaatcctgtacatctcatttttattatacaagCGTTTTGACTAAAGTCCTAGCTGAAGGATTGTAGGGAAATCTGAACTTTATATAATATGCAAagaatacattttgttttaatattcaaGTAATTCGATACTGTCGGAGTCGTTTTTGACTATACAAATAAATCCTTTCGAGAAGTAACTAGCattgctgttttccggtctgaagcgTGTAGCCGCCAGTGCAATCGAAGGCACACGAGTCTTACCACCTACTCCTCAGATTACCCTGAACATGCTGGCCCTCACAACCGAAATGAACGCGACTTTATATGGAACAAAATAacagtagtaaagcttttttgtgacagagctcgttcaaATAGGATGGCTGTGTTGCGGCCAATTCCGGAATTTTTAAGACCATCCTAACCTGAATATAACAAACCTAGATATTCCCAAAACTTGATAAAATCAATATAACAAACCTAGACATGACCAAAACTTGATAAAATCAATATAACAAACCTAGATATGCTCAAAACTTGATAAAATCAATATAACAAACCTAGATATGTCCAAAACTTGATAAAATCAATATAACAAACCTAGATATGTCCAAAACTTGATAAAATCAATATAACAAACCTAGATATGCCCAAAACTTGATATAATCAATATTTACTTGTTCCCTTCCGATTCGTTAGATCGAGGTTTAACTGGTATTGATACTAATATCCACTTGCAGGAGATCATAACATCGGTGCGCGAGAAGGGCCCGCAGTTCTCGGAGCTGGAGTACCTCAACGCCTTCAAGGTGATCGGCGCGCGGCGAGGCCTGGCGCCCGCCGACATGCGCGCGCAACTCAAGCAGCTGTCCGCGGCGCTGGGCCACGTGGGGGTCACTGTTTAAACCTCCCCCTATAGTGAAAAGGGGTTTAGGCCGCCATCCACCACGCCGtcaaaagtaccatctatgtgcctatttgacaTGACTTGACTTTACTTAACTTGAGTAATCACACTTAGCACTATACAAAATAGATGGTGTCCCAGTTTCAAATGAGCTTGTAGCGTATGTCTGCTATATAAaccaaatttttattagttcttCATAGTTTATAACATTCAGTAGCCTTAGTATGAGATTTGCTCATTGCAATCAAGGAATCGTTTTCGATTGTgtaaatacttgaacatcggagtaaaatggaccaAGTTTGTATTAGATTAAAGCTCAAACTTACCTACAATTCTTTAAGTCCGGTTTTGATGAAACGATTGAAAAAACGAATTTCCTGAAATACAGGATtagcgactctaaaacgagggACATTAggaaaattttactttgaccATATAGAGTTTCATACTCGAAAACAACTTTTTCATTGTGTGcttgcaaatcttgtactaaggcttcaAGTCGCCGGGAATTTCGTTCTTATctaacaatatgtttatatatatatatacaagttttaacattaaaaagctGTATTATAAAGTCGTAATTTGTTGCATAGGTAATCTTAGTactatgtattatttaaataataataaacaatattatattattttttaataaatattttattccaatGAATTTGTCTTCATTTATTACTACTCGATCTACGAAACAACTCGAGTTATTTTCACACTACATACAAGTAACTCCTATTATAACATCTGAGCCAGCATTGCTGTTACCATGAGCATACTATCGCTCCTTTGGGAAGTCAAACTTATAGCCTACTACTCTGAGGCCTAAGCTACTAATAATACCGCACTGCCCGCCCCAACTTGCGTGTGTTGTTGGGTAACTATTGACTTTTATTGACTGGTAAGATTGCTATTTGAACGAGTTTCTTCTGTATTCTTAGGAGCGAAACGACGATGAAGCTATATCTTTGAACATTTATACCTACAGTAGCACGCCAAAAGTCTagaaactaatttattttcagtttttgtAATTAACTATTCTAGCTCACTAGTCTATGCTCAAGTATTGGTATTTTATGTAGTACCTACTGaactaaaaaaatgtttcatttctAGACGATAAAGCATTTTTAGCGCAGATACTTTAAGCAAGGTCTATCGTATAATAGTATCTTGTACTCATTAGTTATGAATCTGTTGTAGTATAATCTGTgcagtaaatatatattctatggcgtttgtttttcttgaaaatattgttttaactcTACATTTCTTGTTTTCAAGTATTGCACCACGAAggatattaacaaaatttacattcgttttaagtaattcactCTATTACACGCTACTCTTGGTTTGTTCAAAAATTTAATCCAGATAATGGAGGACCTCGCAAAGCTAAGGAAGCAATGCATGGACAGTCTCTATTTGTGTACGGACGATGCACTAAAATATGTGGCCGATGGCAAGGACGAGgaattaactaaattaaaaaattgcgtGCGTGATTATTGTTTAATGGAAGCCAGGCAAAATTTTGAAGCCCAAGCACTGGAAATGATTAAAGTAAGAGAACAAACAAAAGTTATCTTCTGTATGTGCTAAGTGAattgttgttttatatttttctgttgTGTTTAATTAATCTACTATTAAAAGCATGGAGCGATCTCAATCATACTTCGCTCATTAGACAGAGGAGGGCTTACTTTAGCAGTGAAACATGACTATAAACATGGTTTGTGCAGAGAGAAATTGATAAACATGTTTTGTGTAGAGAGAAACTGATGCTTCAAATTTGAACTCGCTGGAAGAAAAATTCAATGCTCACCTTAGCCTTATGCTGGCGCAGCAAAGGCTAAATGTAGACAATCATACCTTTATGCAGCAGTTTGAGAGAAGAGTTAGAAATGGTCTACAAACTGTTTCACGTAAGCATATCAcaattattttctcttttacCTATAATAATCTGcatactttaattattaacatcatAATTCTTGGACTAGGTGTtatttgcagaattccatgatatattatgaaaattaggcttaatttgatatactcgaCAGAAgccagaatctgtatggtgttatttaatattgtttaaaagttattcattgtaaagtctcctgaggatgctccggtttcataGCGAAACATGCGTATAGTACACTACCAAAGATCAGTTTGTTGTGCAgcataaatattgaagaaaatatcacaccatacagattctcctgctttttgctgagtatagcaaattaagcttaattttcataatacataattatatcataataCTTTACTACTTTGTTAGTGTTTTGAATTCAGTGTTGTATCAAAATGTTTTAAGTACTTATTGGGTTATTTGGTGTAAAAAATTGTCAGTAACAGTTTAAATTAGGAAAATTGGACTATGCTTGGAGTCAGGTTAAGCTGTTGGccccgattattatcacaaacatGTTAGAAACATAGTGAAAGCCCACCAAGCTGCATTGGTGCAGTAAGGTAGGCCTAGCTTCTCTCATATGAA
The genomic region above belongs to Pararge aegeria chromosome 8, ilParAegt1.1, whole genome shotgun sequence and contains:
- the LOC120625720 gene encoding E3 SUMO-protein ligase NSE2-like, giving the protein MEDLAKLRKQCMDSLYLCTDDALKYVADGKDEELTKLKNCVRDYCLMEARQNFEAQALEMIKRETDASNLNSLEEKFNAHLSLMLAQQRLNVDNHTFMQQFERRVRNGLQTVSQNLDESDIAITETQEPCLDPITKKPIEEPVRNMLCGHVYEQAAIQRHISNRSRAKCPVVGCGNSEPIQMSHLVNDDEMRMRLSAQQSASRRY